A window from Drosophila miranda strain MSH22 chromosome Y unlocalized genomic scaffold, D.miranda_PacBio2.1 Contig_Y2_pilon, whole genome shotgun sequence encodes these proteins:
- the LOC117193495 gene encoding uncharacterized protein LOC117193495: MKALVHRLIQQRGACKSQLTRVAAEAQEFVQSCTSVQTLEHKLDRLVATFNRFMELSEELVQYNDEEEYVDPDLDIPEYEKRFFSAHSIFTEAIRNRSSHETEHDNSNLLLSTTVERLFEGQTQLLERIRDSSGTTELQFEKIRIPTFSGRYEDWCQFSDLFLGSVDKKSSLSKCQKFHYLKSYLDGEALSLIKHIPVSDANYQDAWERLENRYNKKSLIARSFIQNFLSLPTAKGSNIAELRKIVDTADESIRGLHALSCDSRDVWLIHILLSKLDPECKEAWATSSESCKENVTINDLFGFVFARCDALESCQDPKLIQDTHTVLNKRRAISHHVDVPNTSARDCVYCHEQHSLYACTQFKALDVVDRRKFARDGHLCFNCLSRSHQVKECNSTNTCRLCKLRHHTLVHPEDIRSVTASADVNNSADSPVRSSSFPDDADPAVVSHHTLERKFVAKSQAILPTILATIVDSWGNETTCRILLDTGSTITMVAESFIQRIGLPRTHARIPVVGLGANPAGVTRGRATFTLLSRTSSASVVVTGLIMNTLTSSIPAQRIESNTPMWKRISDLPLADPTFGKPGEIDVILGADQLWNLYTGQRKEFGSEYPIALHTNFGWVITGSYHLSSDAHNHALAHHAHEDLDTLVRSFMDMERVQPSDATIDASDPAEQHFVHTHARRNDGVYIVQYPFKESAPPMGSTLPQALRRFSSLERKFRKFPALKQQYVEFMEDYIQRGHMEVIPSSTVENGPANHNYLAHHAVFKPDSTTTKCRVVFDGSGEDCNGSSLNSRLHIGPPIQRDLLGVCLRFRQHRYVFCTDIEKMFRGILVSEDHKHYQRIVWRKEETATLDHYRLLTVTYGLASSPFLAVRVLKQIAQDHADLYPKAAAVLVRDAYVDDIPTGCDSIDDLIALKDELILLLSQAQFKLRKWSSNCWSLLKSLPQDICEYPLEALEGKSPTQYVKVLGIRWDPAVDELSFKLTIPDATGVLTKRILLSELAKIYDPLGLLAPTTVFLKVLFQDSWLSSVDWNEPLPAQLCARWQQFVAEVHLLESCRIPRYLSSPLQATELHGFADASSHAYAAVIYSRVRVNNDYAVTLIAAKTRVAPIKPISIPRLDTSCWSDSEIVLHWLSSPPRTWNTYVCNRTAEILEACPRSCWQHIRTEDNPADCASRGLLPKDLVEHQLWWNGPPWLSQSHRTWPPVKAKFALSTEDAERMEVKVKPQVSLHISNEGNDLNCMINKASSWSHLLRTLSYCFRFVHRLRCKDRLSSFLSSWELQYARSRVIKHVQMEFFQVEYRQLSTGQALSQKSKLIHYTPFVDDQGILRVGGRIGNSMTTYDAKHPILLPKESPVAVLIARHQHVTSLHAGVEFMFHTLRQKYWILGARNIVRKIVFNCKICFLQRKGTSTQLMADLPAFRVQPTRCFLHSGLDYAGPVTIKTSAGRTPKFGKAWFAIFVCLSTKAIHIELVSDLTTPAFIAAFKRFWSRRGPISDLYSDNGTTFHGARKELTEMQRIAVSQSQDEEIANFLTSQDINWHFIPPSAPHFGGLWETGVRSIKLHLRRVIGSSALTFEEYSTILTQIEGLLNSRPLCAPSDHSLDPLTPAHFLTGQPHMSVPEPSLLDVNINRLQRWRQLQAKVQGFWKRWNLEYLTSLQPRTKWQQESNDITVDTLVVLKEPNQPPSKWLLGRITEVHPGQDERVRVVTVKTARGVYKRPITKLAVLPLF; this comes from the exons ATGAAGGCCCTAGTGCATCGTCTAATTCAGCAACGTGGGGCCTGCAAATCCCAATTAACTCGCGTGGCTGCGGAGGCTCAAGAGTTTGTACAGTCATGTACTTCTGTGCAAACATTAGAGCACAAGTTGGACCGACTTGTTGCAACTTTCAACCGCTTTATGGAGCTGTCTGAAGAGCTGGTCCAATATAATGATGAAGAGGAATACGTGGATCCGGATTTGGACATCCCCGAATATGAGAAAAGGTTCTTTAGTGCGCATAGTATCTTCACTGAAGCCATACGTAACCGGAGCAGTCACGAGACTGAGCACGACAACTCAAATCTACTGCTATCGACCACTGTGGAACGCTTATTTGAGGGACAAACTCAACTTCTGGAGAGGATTCGGGACTCATCGGGAACCACAGAGCTGCAGTTCGAGAAAATACGCATTCCGACGTTTTCGGGCAGATACGAGGATTGGTGTCAGTTTAGTGACTTGTTCTTAGGCTCAGTCGACAAGAAGAGTAGTCTGTCCAAGTGCCAAAAGTTTCATTATTTGAAATCCTATCTGGATGGTGAAGCGTTGTCTCTGATAAAACATATTCCCGTATCGGATGCCAATTACCAGGACGCATGGGAGAGGCTCGAAAATCGCTACAACAAGAAGTCACTGATTGCTCGTTCGTTCATTCAAAACTTTCTTTCGTTGCCAACCGCAAAGGGTTCAAACATCGCCGAGTTGCGTAAGATAGTCGACACCGCTGACGAAAGTATACGTGGTCTACATGCGCTGAGCTGCGACAGCCGCGATGTGTGGCTAATCCATATCTTGCTCTCAAAGTTAGACCCGGAATGCAAGGAAGCGTGGGCCACCTCCAGTGAATCGTGCAAGGAAAATGTGACCATAAATGACCTGTTCGGCTTTGTCTTCGCCCGTTGCGATGCACTTGAGTCTTGTCAAGATCCAAAGCTAATCCAGGATACACACACGGTGCTGAATAAACGTCGTGCAATTTCTCATCATGTGGACGTGCCAAATACGTCTGCTCGTGATTGTGTATATTGTCACGAGCAACACAGCCTTTATGCGTGCACTCAATTCAAGGCTCTGGATGTTGTGGACCGCCGCAAGTTCGCAAGGGATGGTCATTTGTGCTTCAATTGTCTAAGCCGATCTCATCAAGTCAAGGAGTGTAATTCCACAAACACGTGCCGTCTGTGTAAGCTGAGGCACCACACTCTTGTTCATCCAGAGGACATACGCTCTGTCACGGCTTCCGCTGATGTCAATAACTCCGCTGACTCACCCGTCCGCTCGTCCAGTTTCCCTGATGACGCTGATCCTGCCGTGGTCAGCCATCATACATTGGAGAGGAAATTCGTGGCCAAGAGTCAGGCCATATTGCCAACGATTTTGGCCACTATAGTCGACTCCTGGGGCAACGAGACCACCTGCAGGATACTGTTGGATACTGGTTCGACTATAACGATGGTCGCCGAATCATTTATTCAACGAATTGGTTTGCCGCGCACCCACGCTCGTATACCAGTGGTTGGTCTAGGCGCAAATCCTGCTGGGGTTACTAGAGGTCGCGCCACATTCACGCTGCTCTCCCGCACAAGCTCGGCCTCAGTGGTGGTAACAGGTCTGATTATGAACACTTTAACATCCTCGATTCCAGCCCAGAGGATCGAGTCTAACACACCGATGTGGAAAAGGATTAGTGATCTACCCTTAGCGGACCCTACATTTGGTAAACCAGGCGAAATCGACGTGATCTTAGGAGCTGATCAGCTTTGGAACCTGTACACTGGACAACGCAAAGAGTTTGGTTCTGAATATCCTATTGCACTTCATACTAATTTTGGTTGGGTCATTACAGGCAGCTACCATCTCAGTAGTGATGCTCACAACCACGCACTAGCACATCACGCGCACGAGGATCTGGACACTTTGGTTCGATCGTTCATGGACATGGAACGAGTTCAACCAAGTGACGCTACCATTGATGCTAGTGATCCCGCTGAGCAACACTTCGTTCATACGCACGCCCGCAGAAACGATGGCGTGTACATCGTCCAATACCCGTTCAAGGAATCTGCCCCTCCGATGGGGTCCACACTGCCACAAGCACTACGACGCTTTTCTTCTCTCGAGCGGAAATTTCGAAAATTTCCTGCGCTCAAACAACAGTATGTCGAGTTTATGGAGGATTATATACAACGAGGACACATGGAGGTGATTCCTTCTAGTACCGTAGAAAACGGTCCCGCCAATCACAATTACTTAGCACACCACGCAGTATTTAAACCAGATAGCACCACCACGAAATGCCGAGTTGTATTCGATGGCTCTGGGGAGGACTGCAATGGATCTTCACTTAATTCACGACTACACATCGGACCACCTATTCAAAGGGATTTACTTGGAGTATGTCTACGTTTCCGTCAGCATCGCTATGTGTTTTGTACGgacattgagaaaatgtttagAGGCATCCTGGTTTCAGAAGATCACAAGCATTACCAACGGATTGTCTGGCGAAAGGAGGAGACTGCTACACTCGATCATTATCGATTGCTGACCGTGACGTATGGTTTAGCGTCTTCGCCGTTCTTGGCTGTTCGAGTCCTCAAGCAGATCGCGCAAGATCATGCCGATTTGTATCCGaaggctgctgctgtgctTGTACGAGACGCGTACGTGGATGATATCCCTACTGGTTGCGATAGTATCGACGATCTCATTGCACTCAAAGATGAATTAATTTTGCTATTGAGCCAAGCTCAATTTAAACTTCGAAAATGGAGTTCAAACTGTTGGTCACTACTCAAATCGCTGCCACAGGACATTTGTGAGTATCCACTTGAAGCCCTAGAGGGAAAGAGCCCAACTCAATATGTCAAGGTTCTTGGAATACGCTGGGACCCGGCTGTGGACGAGCTTTCCTTCAAGTTGACCATTCCCGACGCCACAGGGGTTCTGACAAAACGGATTTTGCTGTCCGAGCTTGCCAAGATCTACGATCCACTGGGGTTGCTTGCCCCCACAACTGTATTTCTAAAGGTTCTCTTTCAAGATAGTTGGCTGAGCTCGGTCGACTGGAACGAACCACTACCCGCGCAGCTATGCGCACGGTGGCAACAGTTTGTAGCTGAAGTTCATTTACTGGAAAGCTGTCGCATACCCCGCTATCTATCCTCGCCACTTCAAGCAACGGAGCTGCATGGATTCGCCGATGCGTCATCTCATGCATACGCCGCTGTCATCTACAGTCGCGTGAGAGTCAATAATGACTACGCTGTAACACTGATCGCCGCAAAAACCCGGGTGGCACCCATCAAACCTATCTCCATCCCACGGCTCGA TACTTCGTGTTGGTCAGACTCCGAAATTGTACTACATTGGCTCTCATCACCCCCACGGACTTGGAACACTTATGTTTGTAATCGCACGGCTGAGATTCTAGAAGCTTGCCCACGTAGCTGCTGGCAACACATTCGCACTGAGGACAATCCCGCGGACTGTGCATCACGCGGACTTTTACCAAAGGATCTGGTAGAACATCAACTGTGGTGGAATGGACCACCGTGGCTTTCCCAATCACATCGCACTTGGCCACCTGTTAAGGCCAAGTTCGCACTGTCGACTGAGGACGCTGAGCGGATGGAAGTAAAGGTCAAGCCCCAAGTTAGTCTACACATTTCCAATGAAGGAAATGATCTTAACTGTATGATCAACAAAGCTTCCTCCTGGTCACATCTCTTGCGGACACTTAGCTATTGCTTTCGGTTCGTACATCGTCTTCGTTGCAAGGACCGCCTGTCATCATTTTTATCGTCATGGGAGCTTCAATATGCCCGCTCTAGGGTAATCAAACATGTCCAGATGGAGTTCTTCCAAGTGGAGTACAGACAGCTGAGCACTGGACAAGCCCTTTCTCAAAAGTCCAAGTTGATTCACTACACTCCATTTGTTGACGACCAAGGAATTCTGCGCGTAGGAGGACGCATTGGAAACTCGATGACAACCTATGACGCAAAACATCCCATACTTCTTCCAAAGGAATCACCAGTCGCTGTTTTAATAGCTAGACACCAGCACGTCACATCGTTACACGCTGGAGTCGAATTTATGTTTCACACGTTGAGACAGAAGTATTGGATCCTGGGAGCCCGTAACATAGTCCGCAAAATTGTATTCAACTGCAAGATATGCTTCCTCCAGCGCAAAGGGACGAGTACACAACTCATGGCTGATCTTCCCGCCTTTCGCGTTCAGCCCACCCGCTGCTTTCTACATTCTGGATTGGATTACGCTGGACCAGTTACCATCAAGACATCAGCAGGTCGGACACCGAAGTTTGGCAAAGCTTGGTTTGCCATCTTTGTTTGTCTGTCCACCAAAGCAATTCATATCGAGCTCGTCAGTGATTTGACGACTCCTGCATTTATCGCCGCTTTCAAACGTTTTTGGTCTCGACGTGGCCCTATATCCGACTTGTACTCGGACAATGGCACAACATTCCATGGAGCCAGAAAGGAACTAACGGAGATGCAACGGATAGCTGTATCTCAAAGTCAAGACGAGGAAATTGCTAATTTTCTGACGAGTCAGGACATCAACTGGCACTTCATTCCGCCATCTGCCCCGCACTTTGGAGGTCTTTGGGAAACAGGCGTACGATCTATCAAACTCCACCTTCGCCGAGTAATTGGTAGCAGTGCGTTAACCTTCGAGGAATATTCAACAATTTTAACTCAGATTGAAGGGTTACTCAACTCTCGCCCACTGTGCGCGCCCAGCGATCACAGCTTGGATCCCCTTACCCCCGCTCATTTTCTTACAGGTCAACCTCACATGTCGGTGCCGGAGCCGTCCTTGTTAGACGTCAACATTAACAGACTGCAGCGTTGGAGACAACTGCAAGCCAAGGTTCAAGGATTCTGGAAACGTTGGAATCTGGAATACCTTACTTCCTTGCAACCTCGCACGAAATGGCAGCAGGAGTCCAACGACATAACCGTGGACACTCTTGTGGTACTGAAGGAGCCAAATCAACCGCCTAGCAAGTGGCTGCTTGGGCGAATCACCGAAGTTCATCCTGGCCAAGACGAGAGGGTTCGAGTGGTCACCGTCAAAACCGCCCGAGGAGTGTACAAGAGGCCTATTACCAAACTTGCTGTGCTTCCCTTGTTCTGA